From the genome of Desulforegulaceae bacterium:
CCTAAGGGAATGCGAGGCAGGATATGACCGACGATCTTGATATTTAAAGACATAATTGTTAAAATATTTTAAATGAATACGAAATATAATGCATTATTAGTAAAAGGGTAAATAATTATGAATACTGTAAAAAAAGAAGTTATTTCATTGCTTGAGACACTTCCGGATGAATGTACAATAGAAGATATTCAATATCATTTGTATGTTGCTGGAAAAATACAGAAGGGTATTCATAGGGCTAAAACTGAAGGAACACTCAGCCAAAAAGAAGTTGAAAGGAAATTCAGCCGGTGGACTTCACAATAAGCTGGTCTCCAGAAGCTGTTGAAGATATTGAATTAATAGCAGATTACATTGCAAGAGACTCTGAATTTTATGCCCGCTCAGTTGTATCAAATATACTTAATGTTTCTCGTAGCATCCCTGAGCAACCTTTTGCTGGCAGAATTGTTCCGGAATTTAATGATAACACTATCAGGGAACGTTTTGTTTATAGTTATCGCCTGATATATACAATTGATGGTTCAATTATCACAATGATTGCTATTATTCACGGTAAAAGATTGCTTGATAATGTTCCTGATAGATTTTAAATCCCAGTTGAAGGGGAGGGGTCAAGTCTACGCTTATTTACATTCTCAAGTTGGAGCTTGGGAACAAGCCGGGCCATCCAAATTATATTTCCAAGCTGGGACGGACCATCCAAACAAATTGTTGTGATTGACAAAGGTTTGGTTTAGGGATAATTGAAACGGGTTGTGTGCAAATGATAATTTAACTTATAATAATTATAGGAATTTAAGGTTTTTTAATTAGCTAATGAATAATCTACCCGCTAATCAAAGCAATGAGCATTGTAGAGAATATTATGAAGATGAAATTTCTTTAATAGATGTTTCAAAAATAATAATTAAAAGATGGAGATGGTCTTTAGGAGCATTTCTTTGTTTTCTTCTTGGAACATTTTTTTTGCTTTTTTATCCGGGAGCCAAAATTGTTACCTTGGATTATGTCTCAATATATAAGGCTGCAGAAAGTTCACCTGGTTCTCCAATAATATCTTTAGAATCAACAGGAGAAAAAGCAGAGCTATATTATATAGGCTTGGTTGTTCAAAATTTTATTGAACAGAAAAAAGTTGAAGAGCTTCCTTTTAAAATTGAAGTAGAAACTTCAGATCCTTCAGGCTTTGTGGTTATTAAATCTTCAGCTTCTGAAAATGATAAAGAAAAATTAAATGAGATTAAAGAATCACATAAAGAACTTGTGGAATTAATTTTTAAAGAAGAATCTATTTTAATAAATCATAAAAAGGAAATTTGGGAAAGAAATCTTAAAAATGCTAAACAAGCTCTTGAAATGTTAAAAACTGCCCAAAGTTTAAATGCTGTGGAACTTTCAGCAAAATATATGGATCAGATAGTTAAGTTTGAAAACGATTTGTCAGGCTTGCGTTCAGGAGAAATTCTTCAGCTTGCCTATGGAAATAAGCCTGAAAGTAAAAAAAAGCTTATAGGAGCACTTGGTATAATG
Proteins encoded in this window:
- a CDS encoding type II toxin-antitoxin system RelE/ParE family toxin → MDFTISWSPEAVEDIELIADYIARDSEFYARSVVSNILNVSRSIPEQPFAGRIVPEFNDNTIRERFVYSYRLIYTIDGSIITMIAIIHGKRLLDNVPDRF